Genomic window (Streptomyces liliiviolaceus):
GAGTGGCGGAAGCCGTCGCCCAGGACCCCGCAGGCTGCGCCGCCCTCACGGTCACCGGCCTCGCAGAACTGACCGGCACCAGCGAAGCGACAGTCGTCCGCACGGCCCGCCTCCTCGGCTACCCCGGCTACCGCGACCTGCGCCTCGCCCTCGCCGGCCTCGCCGCCCAGCAGCAGTCGGGCCGCGCCCCCGCCGTGACCGCCGACATCGCGGTCGACGACCCGATCGCGGACGTCGTCGCCAAGCTCGCGTACGACGAGCAGCAGACGCTCGCCGACACCGCCGCCGCACTGGACACGGTGCAACTGGGCGCGGCGGTCGGGGCGCTCGCGGCGGCCCGCCGTATCGACGTGTACGGCGTCGGCGCGTCCGGGCTCGTCGCCCAGGACCTCACCCAGAAGCTGCTGCGCATCGGGCTGATAGCCCACGCCCACAACGACCCGCATCTCGCCGTGACCAACGCCGTGCAGTTGCGCGCCAAGGACGTGGCGATCGCGATCACGCACTCCGGGGCGACCGGCGACGTCATCGAGCCGTTGCGGGTCGCGTTCGAGCACGGGGCGACGACGATCGCGATCACGGGGCGGCCGGACGGGCCCGTGACCCAGTACGCGGACCACATCCTGACCACGTCCACGGCCCGGGAGAGCGAGCTGCGGCCGGCGGCGATGTCGTCCCGGACGAGTCAACTGCTGGTGGTGGACTGCCTGTTCATCGGGGTCGCCCAGCGCACGTACGAGACGGCGGCGCCGGCGCTGTCCGCGTCGTACGAGGCGTTGGCCCACCGGCACCGGAGTACGCCGCGGTAGGGATGGCCGGGGGGTCGTCTGCGGGTCCGGTGGGGGCTGGTCGCGCAGTTCCCCGCGCCCCTTAGGGGCGAAAGGCTTGCGCCGTTCCCCGCGCCCCCAGAAGCATCCGCGCCCCTCAACACACCCGCACCCGCACCCGCACCCGCACCAGAAAGAGTCGCCGTACATGACCTCAAGCGCCGATGCCACCGACGCCCCCTCGTCCTCCGCATACCGCAGTGTGCGGGCCGAGTTGGAGGGCCTGACCACGGAGGCGTTCCGTCCCGAGCACTCCGACATCGACCGACTGCCGACGCTGGACATCGCGAAGATCATGAACGGCGAGGACGCCACCGTGCCGACCGCCGTCTCCGCGCAACTGCCGAACATCGCGGCGGCGATCGACGCCATCGCGGAGCGCATGGGGCGCGGCGGCCGGCTCGTCTACGCCGGCGCCGGCACCGCCGGACGGCTCGGCGTGCTGGACGCGTCGGAGTGCCCGCCGACGTTCAACACGGACCCGGCCGAGGTCGTCGGGCTGATCGCGGGCGGTCCGGCCGCGATGACGACGTCGGCCGAGGGGGCGGAGGACTCCGCGGAACTGGCCGTCGAGGACCTGTCCGCGCTGGGCCTCACGGCGGACGACACGGTCGTCGGCGTCTCCGCCTCGGGCCGCACCCCGTACGCGATCGGGGCGGTCGAGCACGCCCGCGCGCTCGGCGTCCTCACGGTCGGCCTGTCCTGCAACGCGGACAGCGCGCTGGCGGCAGCGGCCGACCACGGCATCGAGGTCGTGGTGGGCCCCGAGCTGCTCACGGGCTCCACCCGGCTGAAGGCGGGCACGGCGCAGAAGCTCGTCCTCAACATGCTGTCGACGATCACGATGATCCGCCTGGGCAAGACGTACGGGAACCTGATGGTCGACGTACGCGCCTCGAACGAGAAGCTGCGGGCGCGTTCACGGCGTATCGTCGCGCTCGCCACGGGTGCCTCGGACGAGGAGATCGAGGCGGCGCTGGCCGCGACGGACGGCGAGGTGAAGAACGCGATCCTCACGATCCTGGGCACCGTGGACGCCCCCACGGCCGCCGACCTCCTCAAAGCAACGAACGGCCACCTGCGCGAGGCCCTGGCAACGACCCACCGCCCCTGACCCCACCTACCTACAGGGGCGCGGGGTGCTTTTAGGGGCGCGGGGAACGGCGCAATCTTTTGTCTTCGGCTCTTAGGGGCGCGGGGAACGGCGCGACAAGCCCCCACCGGACCCGCACCCGACGAACCCACCCCGCGCACCCTCACGCACCCTCACGCACCCTCACTGTCAGTGCCACATGCGACGCTGGTACAGCCGTGAAGCCAATCGGAAGGGACCCCAAGAGCCGTGAACCACGCGCAACTGACCGCCCTGGGCAGAGCCCTCCGCGTGCTGGGCGAGCACGGAGACGCCCTCTCCCCGGAGATGCCCGACGCCAAGCTCCACGAGGTGAAGGCGGATCTGAAGCGCGCCCTGGACCTCCTGGACGAGACCGTCACCACCGCGGCCCCCACCACCCGCTGCGCGGAACACCCCACGGGCCCGGTGGACGAGGACGCCCCCGACCTGTGCCTGCTCTGCGAGACCCGCCGCCGCCTGGCCCGCCGCTCGAAGGTGAACGACTCGTTCCAGGACTCCTTCCCGCAGGGCCGCCCGACGACCCCGGACGGGACGTCGGAACGGACCACGTCCCGTTACGGCGTCCGGGGCGACCGGCCCCAGCCCCAGCAGCGCTGGCTGCCGGAGATGTGGACCGGCCAGGCCTGGCAGCTCTGCGGCACGCCCCGCCGCGACAAGCAGGAGGCCGAGCTGTATCTCGCCGCACAGCGCCGCAGCCCCCGCCCCGGCATGGCGTACCGACTGGTCCACGAGTTCACGGACTACGAGGTGCTGCGCATCTGGGGCACCCCGGTGAAGGTGGACATCGAACCGATGGGAAACCTCTAGCCCTGGGGCCGGCCCTGGTGCCGGTGGCCCGAGACCTCCCCGATCCACTCGACGAAGGCGCCCGGATCCTGGTCGGCCCCGTGCCCCGCGTCCCAGTAGTACGCGGTGTCGACGTCGTCACCCAGGCTCGTGAGACGGGCCGAGAGGTTGCCCGCGATCGACAGCGAGGTGTCGGTGTCCTTGGTGCCGAGGCGTATCCACCAGTGCTTCGCCCGGTTGTGGTTGAGGTTCTCGACGAGGTGGTGCATCGGGTTCATCAGGTCGAGCTTCGCGGGGATGTCGGCGTCCAGGCGCGCGCTGTCGCCGCTCTCGTGCCGCAGGCTGTAGAGCGTGAAGTGCCGGGCCTTCGTGGTCCCCGTGCCGAACAGGTTGTTCTCGGGGGTGGCCAGGGTGAAGCCGTCGAAGGACGGGGCGTTCTTCTTCCGGGCGCCCACATGCGTGAGGAAGCCGTCCCATGAGAAGGCGGCCCGCCCGCCCGAGCCGCCACCGGGAGTACCGCCCGGGGTCCAGGTGATGAAGGGGTTCGCGGCGAGATAGGCGGCCCGGTCCGCGTCCGGCAGTGCGGCCAGGTACCGCGTGGCCGACGGCTCCAGATGCGTCCTCAGCAGGAACGCGTCCAGGTTGCGCGCGGTGAGGGCGCCGAAGCCCTTCGCCCGCAGCCCGAGCGAGGCCAGGTGCTCGGCGTACGCGGCCCTCAGCTCCCCGGAGACGGTCGGATCGACCTGCGCGCCACCGCCCAGCGGGTTGTCCCCCCAGCACCACTCCGCCATGTCGGCGTGTTCGAGGTCGATGATCGGGCACCAGGCCCCGGCGGCGAAGATCGCGTCGCTCGTGTCGGCCGCGCCGATCGCCTTCAGATACGGCTCGTAGAGCGGGCTGTCACCGGACGCGCCGAGCAGCGCGGACAGTGCCCCGCCCGCGCTGACCCCGGACGAGACGATCCGCCGTACGTCGCCGGGGACGCGGCCCTTGTTGAACGTCAGGTACCGCACGGCGGCCTTCAGGTCGACGATGACGGCCGGCGCCGTGCCGTAGTAGACCCCGGAGGCGTCGACGAGCGTACGACCGCGGGCGCCGGGCTCCACGACGACGTACCCGGCGGCGAGCGCGAGCGCCTGGCGGCTGGTTCCGCCGCCCATCCCGGACGCGACGATGCCGGTGTTGTCCGCGACGGACGACGGCATGTACCCGCCGATGCCGTTGGCGAGGAGGATCGGGGCGCCCGTGGCGTCCACGGCCGTGCCGTCGATCCGCACCGGCACGCTGACGTTCAGGGACTGGTAGGTCGCGTCGACCGGCTCGGCCACGTAGGAGGCGACCTTGTAGAAGCGGTACACGACCTCGTGGGCGACGCCGCCGGTGTCCTGGATGGTGAGGGTCGACTCGGCGTAGGCGTCCGGATCGAAGGCCAGATCCGCCGAAGCCCCCGCCTCCACCCCGGTCCCGGTCCCGGCCGCGGACTCGGGCCGCCGGTCGGGCGTGGCGGCCCGCGCGCCGGAACCGAACCCGACCGCCGTCCCCACGGTCGCCGCGGTTGCCCCCATGACCACTGCTCTGCGCTTCACGTCCGTCTCCTGTCCTCAAGCACGGCTCGAAGCACTCAGTGCACCAGCCGTTCCTGAGGACTTCCCCTGCCCCTGCGGTGACGGCGCAGGGAACCGGCCAACGGCCCGGACACCCACGTCCTGCCTGCTCCGCCGCCATACCGAGCGAATCGCCCACAAAATTGTCAGCAATTTTGGCGCAAATCCGCACGGCCCGTCGCCCTACCCCAATGGGCTCAGCCCCACCACCGCCAACCGGAACAACCGGTCCGCCTCCGCCGCGGGGTCCCGGTGATGTTCCGTGGCGAGCACGATGCCGACCGCGAGCGTGATCAGGTCGGCGACCGTGACGCCCGCCGCCACCGCGCCGTCCCGCACGGCGCGGCGGAGCAGCGGCCCCCCCGCCTCCTCCAGCGACCACGAGCAGGAGTTCTCGTGCACCGGATCGACCGGGGACCCGTCGTACGTCAGCGCGGCGGCCAGCCCGCGCGCGGAGACGCAGTAGGCGACGACGTCACCCATCCACTCCAGGAGGGCATCCCTGCTGTCGCCCTGATCCGTCAGTTCCTCGGCGCGGGCACAGAGCGCCTCGATCCGCGTCCGCGACACCGCCTCCAGGAGCGCGCGACGCGTCGGGAAGTGCCGGCGGACCGTGGCGGAGCCGACCCCCGCGGTGCGCGCGATCTGCTCCAGGGACGCGTCCGCCCCGTGCGCGGCGACCTCCTCCTCGGCCACCGCGAGGATGCGCGCGTAGTTGCGCCTGGCGTCGGCGCGCTGATGGTCGGGCATCGGATCTCACCTCGTGCTTTGTCAAACGGCGGGCCCCGCCATATCTTAGGCGAAGAGGAAACGGCGGGCCCCGCCGTTTTGATGCGTCAGCGCCTCGAAGGAGCACCCGCATGCCCGGAACCACAGGCTCAGACTCCGCACCCGTCCTGGTCACGGGCGCCACCGGCAGACAGGGCGGCGCCACCGCCCGCGCCCTGCTCACGGCGGGGATTCCCGTACGGGCGCTGGTACGCGACCCGGCCACGGACCGCGCCAAGGCCGTCGAGGCGCTCGGCGCGGAACTGGTCACCGGCGATCTCCACGACCGCGACTCCGTGACGCGCGCCGCTCAGGGCGTCCGCGCGGTCTTCTCCGTACAGATGCCCGGCATCACGGAGGACGGCTTCGACTTCGACGGGGAGGTGCGGCAGGGCGTCAACCTCATCGAGGGCGCCAGGGCGGCCGGAGTGCCGCAGTTCGTGCACACCTCCGTCAGCGGTGCCGGTCAGCACACGGAGGATCCCGGCTGGGCCGAGGGGCGGTGGGCGTCGACGGCGGCCACGCTGGAGGCCAAGCGGGAGATCCAGGACCGGCTCCGCGAGGCGGGCTTCCCCCGCTGGACGCTGCTCAAGCCGGGCTTCTTCATGGAGAACTTCCTCCCGTCGATGCGGTTCCTGTTCCCGCGCGGGGTCGAGGGCGGGATCGTCAGCGTGCTCAAGCCCACGACCCACCTGTCCCTCGCCGCGGTGGACGACATCGGCACGGCTGCCGCCGCGGCCGTCGCAGCGCCGGAACGGTTCGACCGCGTCGAGCTGGAACTGGCCAGCGACTACCTGTCGATGGCGCGGATCGCCGAGATCCTCTCCCGGGCGCTGGGTACGCGTCTGGCGGCGCCGGACATGACGGAGGTGGAGGCGCTGGCCGCTGGGATGCCGGCGATGGGGGCGTCGCACGAGCGCCTGAACGTCGTCGGTCAGCCCGGCCGCCCCCAGTTCGCCCGCGACCTCGGCATCGCCCTGACCCCCTTCGAACGGTGGACAACCCAACACCTGCCCCCGACAACCTGACCCCGTCTGCTCCGCCCCCGCCGCCCCTACCCATCCCCGTCCACACATGGGGGCTCCGCCCCCTCGCCCCCTTTCGCGCAGTTCCCCGCGCCCCTAGCTACCTAGGGGCGCGGGGAACTGCGCGAGCAACCCCCACCACCCCGCAGCCAACCCCCCACCCGCACCCCCACCCCCTAGGGGCGCGGGGAACTGCGCAATCCCGTAGGCCCGCCCCCACCGGACCCGCACGGACAGGGGCGCGGGGAACTGCGCAATCGGTTGGCCCCACCCCCACCGGCCCGCAGCCAAAGCCGCGCCCCGCCCGAAATCAGCTGAGCGAGCGCAGCGCCCCCGCATCGAAGGCAGCCAGTTCCCCGAACCGCCCGTCCAGCACCTTCACGGCCCACTCCGGGTCCTGGAGCAGCGCGCGGCCGACCGCGATCATGTCGAACTCCTCGTTCTCCAGCCGGTCGAGCAGATCGTCGATGCCCTTGACCGGCGCGCCCTCGCCACGGAACCCCTTGAGGAAGTCCCCGTCCAAGCCGACCGACCCGACGGTGATGGCGGGCTTGCCGGTGAGCTTCTTCGTCCAGCCGGCCAGGTTCAGGTCGGAGCCGTCGAACTCCGGCAGCCAGTAGCGCCGCGTCGACGCGTGGAAGGCGTCCACTCCGGCCGCGGCCAGGGGCGCCAGCAAAGAGTCGAGCTCCGCCGGGGTCTGTGCCAGGCGCGCCTTGTAGACCTCCTGCTTCCACTGCGAGTAGCGGAAGAGGACGGGGAAGGTCGGCGAGACGACCGCCCGCACCGCGGCCACGATCTCCGCGGCGAACTTCGTACGGGCGACGAGGTCCCCGCCGTACCCGTCCGTGCGGCGGTTGGTGCCCGCCCACAGGAACTGGTCGAGCAGATAGCCGTGCGCGCCGTGCAGCTCCACCCCGTCGAAGCCGATGCGCTCGGCGTCGGCCGCGGCGTCGGCGAAGGCCTGGATGACGTCGTCGAGGTCGGCCTGGGTCATCTCCTTGCCCTGGCCGGCGGTGCCGTCCATGCGCAGGCCGGACGGACCGACCGCGGGCGCGTCCGCGAACGGCGGTTCCCCGGCGGAGCGCACCATGCCGATGTGCCAGAGCTGCGGCACGATCGTCCCGCCCGCCGCGTGCACGTCCGCGGCGACCTTCGCCCACCCGGCGAGCTGCTCCTCGCCGTGGAACCGCGGGACCCGGTCGCTGTTCCCGGCCGACTCGTGGCCCACGTACGTGCCTTCGGTGACGATCAGACCGACACCGGCGGCGGCGCGGCGCGCGTAGTACGACGCCACGTCCTCCCCGGGAACTCCGCCCGGCGAGAACTGCCGGGTCATCGGCGCCATCGCGATCCGGTTCGGAACGGTCAGCCCGTTGAGGGCGACGGGCCGGGAGAGAACCTCGGCGGCGCGGGAGGCGGAGGGAGAGGCGGAGGCGGCGACGGTCACGTGGGGGCTCCTCATGGGGGGAGAAGGGAGGGAATTGCACATCCCATCGGGTATGTGCATGCGCATGGATAACTCCCCGGACAACCATCCCGGCGACCGAGGCATTCCGCCGCCCCGCCGCCCACCCCTGTGACCCCGGACACGCCCGAGGGCGGCACCCCTGGAATGGGGTGCCGCCCTCGGTTCGTACAGCTGTGATGAAGCAGTGCCGCAGCGGTGCCGCGGCGGTGGACCGCCGATCCGTCTCCGGATCAGAAGTCCATGTCACCGCCCGGCATACCGCCACCGGCGCCGGCGCCGGCCGCGGCCTTCTCCGGCTTGTCGGCGATGACGGCCTCGGTGGTGAGGAACAGCGCGGCGATGGAGGCGGCGTTCTGCAGGGCGGAACGCGTGACCTTCGCCGGGTCGATGATGCCCTCGGCGATCATGTCCACGTACTCACCGGACGCGGCGTTGAGGCCGTGACCGACGGGCAGGTTGCGGACCTTCTCGACGATGACGCCACCCTCAAGACCGCCGTTGACGGCGATCTGCTTGAGCGGGGCCTCCAGGGCGAGCTTCACGGCGTTGGCGCCGGTCGCCTCGTCACCCGAGAGCTCAAGCTTCTCGAAGACCGAGGAAGCCTGGAGCAGAGCCACGCCACCACCGGCGACGATGCCCTCCTCGACGGCCGCCTTCGCGTTGCGAACGGCGTCCTCGATGCGGTGCTTGCGCTCCTTGAGCTCGACCTCGGTGGCGGCACCGGCCTTGATGACGGCCACGCCGCCGGCCAGCTTCGCCAGACGCTCCTGGAGCTTCTCGCGGTCGTAGTCCGAGTCCGAGTTCTCGATCTCGGCACGGATCTGGTTGACCCGGCCCTGGACCTGGTCGGCCGAGCCGGAGCCGTCCACGATCGTGGTCTCGTCCTTGGTGATGACGACCTTGCGGGCGCGGCCCAGCAGGTCCA
Coding sequences:
- a CDS encoding MurR/RpiR family transcriptional regulator; the encoded protein is MTQEVKEIFAGEPPPPPAALAAKVRTLAPSMTRSMQRVAEAVAQDPAGCAALTVTGLAELTGTSEATVVRTARLLGYPGYRDLRLALAGLAAQQQSGRAPAVTADIAVDDPIADVVAKLAYDEQQTLADTAAALDTVQLGAAVGALAAARRIDVYGVGASGLVAQDLTQKLLRIGLIAHAHNDPHLAVTNAVQLRAKDVAIAITHSGATGDVIEPLRVAFEHGATTIAITGRPDGPVTQYADHILTTSTARESELRPAAMSSRTSQLLVVDCLFIGVAQRTYETAAPALSASYEALAHRHRSTPR
- the murQ gene encoding N-acetylmuramic acid 6-phosphate etherase, which encodes MTSSADATDAPSSSAYRSVRAELEGLTTEAFRPEHSDIDRLPTLDIAKIMNGEDATVPTAVSAQLPNIAAAIDAIAERMGRGGRLVYAGAGTAGRLGVLDASECPPTFNTDPAEVVGLIAGGPAAMTTSAEGAEDSAELAVEDLSALGLTADDTVVGVSASGRTPYAIGAVEHARALGVLTVGLSCNADSALAAAADHGIEVVVGPELLTGSTRLKAGTAQKLVLNMLSTITMIRLGKTYGNLMVDVRASNEKLRARSRRIVALATGASDEEIEAALAATDGEVKNAILTILGTVDAPTAADLLKATNGHLREALATTHRP
- a CDS encoding subtype B tannase — encoded protein: MKRRAVVMGATAATVGTAVGFGSGARAATPDRRPESAAGTGTGVEAGASADLAFDPDAYAESTLTIQDTGGVAHEVVYRFYKVASYVAEPVDATYQSLNVSVPVRIDGTAVDATGAPILLANGIGGYMPSSVADNTGIVASGMGGGTSRQALALAAGYVVVEPGARGRTLVDASGVYYGTAPAVIVDLKAAVRYLTFNKGRVPGDVRRIVSSGVSAGGALSALLGASGDSPLYEPYLKAIGAADTSDAIFAAGAWCPIIDLEHADMAEWCWGDNPLGGGAQVDPTVSGELRAAYAEHLASLGLRAKGFGALTARNLDAFLLRTHLEPSATRYLAALPDADRAAYLAANPFITWTPGGTPGGGSGGRAAFSWDGFLTHVGARKKNAPSFDGFTLATPENNLFGTGTTKARHFTLYSLRHESGDSARLDADIPAKLDLMNPMHHLVENLNHNRAKHWWIRLGTKDTDTSLSIAGNLSARLTSLGDDVDTAYYWDAGHGADQDPGAFVEWIGEVSGHRHQGRPQG
- a CDS encoding TetR/AcrR family transcriptional regulator translates to MPDHQRADARRNYARILAVAEEEVAAHGADASLEQIARTAGVGSATVRRHFPTRRALLEAVSRTRIEALCARAEELTDQGDSRDALLEWMGDVVAYCVSARGLAAALTYDGSPVDPVHENSCSWSLEEAGGPLLRRAVRDGAVAAGVTVADLITLAVGIVLATEHHRDPAAEADRLFRLAVVGLSPLG
- a CDS encoding NmrA family NAD(P)-binding protein, whose translation is MPGTTGSDSAPVLVTGATGRQGGATARALLTAGIPVRALVRDPATDRAKAVEALGAELVTGDLHDRDSVTRAAQGVRAVFSVQMPGITEDGFDFDGEVRQGVNLIEGARAAGVPQFVHTSVSGAGQHTEDPGWAEGRWASTAATLEAKREIQDRLREAGFPRWTLLKPGFFMENFLPSMRFLFPRGVEGGIVSVLKPTTHLSLAAVDDIGTAAAAAVAAPERFDRVELELASDYLSMARIAEILSRALGTRLAAPDMTEVEALAAGMPAMGASHERLNVVGQPGRPQFARDLGIALTPFERWTTQHLPPTT
- a CDS encoding NADH:flavin oxidoreductase; the encoded protein is MRSPHVTVAASASPSASRAAEVLSRPVALNGLTVPNRIAMAPMTRQFSPGGVPGEDVASYYARRAAAGVGLIVTEGTYVGHESAGNSDRVPRFHGEEQLAGWAKVAADVHAAGGTIVPQLWHIGMVRSAGEPPFADAPAVGPSGLRMDGTAGQGKEMTQADLDDVIQAFADAAADAERIGFDGVELHGAHGYLLDQFLWAGTNRRTDGYGGDLVARTKFAAEIVAAVRAVVSPTFPVLFRYSQWKQEVYKARLAQTPAELDSLLAPLAAAGVDAFHASTRRYWLPEFDGSDLNLAGWTKKLTGKPAITVGSVGLDGDFLKGFRGEGAPVKGIDDLLDRLENEEFDMIAVGRALLQDPEWAVKVLDGRFGELAAFDAGALRSLS